The following are from one region of the Paenibacillus sp. JZ16 genome:
- a CDS encoding helix-turn-helix domain-containing protein, producing MVKDAPKNDRRTNQAAQKKTGNDQEELAEKAGINASYIGTVERGERNISIETLEKIIEGLGVSSAAMFQFHETDSLDTASEKAEVLESISSLLYSRTLSESKLLFRVLKDIVDTLDHREN from the coding sequence GTGGTTAAAGATGCTCCTAAAAATGATAGGCGAACGAATCAAGCAGCTCAGAAAAAAACAGGGAATGACCAGGAGGAACTAGCAGAAAAGGCTGGGATAAACGCCTCTTACATAGGAACGGTAGAACGCGGGGAACGAAATATATCCATTGAAACACTGGAAAAGATCATCGAGGGATTAGGAGTATCGTCAGCAGCTATGTTCCAGTTCCACGAGACAGATAGTCTGGATACCGCAAGTGAGAAGGCAGAGGTCCTAGAATCCATCAGCTCGCTGCTTTATTCTCGTACATTGTCTGAAAGCAAGCTGCTCTTTCGTGTACTTAAAGACATCGTGGATACACTGGATCATCGGGAGAACTAA
- a CDS encoding protein adenylyltransferase SelO — MTNKKAMIDIGWNFENSYAKLPESFFTKQDPTPVRSPELIILNEPLAASLGLNAEGLKSPEGAAMLAGNEIPEGASPLAQAYAGHQFGYFTMLGDGRAILLGEQITPQDERMDIQLKGSGRTPYSRGGDGRAALGPMLREYIISEAMHALGIPTTRSLAVVSTGQPVTRERELPGAILTRVASSHVRVGTFQYVRGAGTTEDLRILADYTLQRHYPEADVGYGANRYLVLLQEVIKRQAALIAKWQLVGFIHGVMNTDNMTLSGETIDYGPCAFMDNFDPNTVFSSIDSQGRYAYVNQPYIAAWNLARLAESLLPLLHEEEEQAVKLAEGAIGSFTDLYHEQWLAGMRAKLGIFQEEEDDESLIEDLLKMMKNHQADYTNTFRALTFDKLEDTPLNGTPELASWYERWQARLGSQQESKEQSHQLMRSSNPAVIPRNHRVEEALEAAEQEGDYSVMEQLLHALSDPYAHSPEQAEYAIVPELSRPYRTFCGT, encoded by the coding sequence ATGACCAATAAGAAAGCCATGATCGATATAGGTTGGAACTTTGAGAACAGTTATGCCAAGCTGCCGGAGTCCTTTTTTACAAAACAAGATCCCACGCCTGTGCGCTCACCGGAGCTGATAATCCTTAATGAGCCGTTGGCGGCATCTCTGGGTTTAAACGCCGAGGGGCTGAAGAGCCCAGAGGGTGCAGCGATGCTCGCAGGCAACGAGATACCCGAGGGGGCATCACCGCTCGCACAGGCTTATGCCGGGCACCAATTCGGTTATTTTACGATGCTGGGCGACGGCCGTGCGATTCTGTTGGGTGAACAAATCACGCCGCAGGATGAGCGTATGGATATTCAGCTTAAAGGCTCGGGCCGGACCCCGTACTCCCGTGGAGGAGATGGTCGGGCGGCTCTGGGTCCGATGCTGCGCGAATATATCATCAGCGAGGCCATGCATGCGCTGGGGATACCGACTACCCGCAGCCTGGCGGTGGTGTCCACCGGCCAGCCTGTCACTCGTGAGAGGGAGCTGCCGGGTGCGATTCTGACCCGCGTGGCCTCGAGTCATGTGAGAGTGGGCACATTTCAATACGTAAGGGGAGCGGGTACAACCGAGGATCTGCGGATTCTGGCAGACTACACCCTGCAGCGGCATTACCCGGAGGCTGACGTTGGTTACGGTGCCAACCGATATCTTGTCCTGCTTCAGGAGGTCATCAAGCGTCAGGCCGCTCTAATCGCCAAGTGGCAGCTCGTCGGATTTATCCATGGGGTGATGAACACCGATAATATGACCCTCAGCGGCGAAACGATTGATTATGGCCCTTGTGCCTTCATGGATAACTTTGACCCGAATACGGTATTCAGCTCCATCGATTCACAAGGCCGCTATGCCTATGTGAACCAGCCGTATATTGCGGCTTGGAATCTCGCAAGATTGGCCGAATCCCTGCTGCCACTGCTACATGAAGAAGAGGAACAGGCCGTCAAGCTGGCCGAGGGTGCGATTGGGAGTTTTACCGATCTGTATCACGAGCAGTGGCTTGCAGGCATGAGAGCCAAGCTGGGGATCTTCCAAGAAGAGGAGGATGACGAATCCCTGATCGAAGACCTCCTTAAGATGATGAAAAATCACCAGGCGGATTATACCAATACCTTTCGTGCGTTAACGTTTGACAAGCTGGAGGATACGCCTCTAAACGGCACCCCCGAATTGGCTTCCTGGTATGAGCGATGGCAGGCGAGACTTGGCAGCCAGCAGGAATCGAAGGAACAATCCCATCAATTAATGCGCAGCAGCAATCCTGCGGTCATTCCCCGGAACCATCGGGTGGAGGAAGCGCTGGAAGCAGCGGAGCAGGAGGGGGACTACAGCGTGATGGAGCAGCTGCTTCATGCGCTGTCCGATCCATATGCGCATTCGCCGGAACAAGCGGAATATGCTATCGTGCCGGAGTTGTCGCGTCCTTACCGAACCTTCTGCGGCACGTAA
- a CDS encoding Bax inhibitor-1/YccA family protein: MIGRSGNPTLNEETFEKSGYYNGQETMTIGGTVNKSFMLLALLIGAAVISWAMYFNGYDVFPFMIGGAIGGFVLALIISFVPKAAPYLAPIYAIVEGFFLGALSAHYEYLYYGITLQAALLTMCIFLGMLLAYKTGLIRATAGFKKGIIAATIGVALVYLFSFVLGMFGVAVPYLHDSTPIGIGISVVIIIIAALNFILDFNFIEEGAQQGAPKYMEWYGSFGLLVTLVWLYIEIIRLLAKLANRD; this comes from the coding sequence TTGATAGGGCGCAGTGGAAATCCAACACTAAACGAAGAAACATTTGAGAAGAGTGGGTATTACAACGGCCAGGAAACGATGACGATTGGCGGAACGGTGAATAAATCGTTCATGCTGCTCGCGCTGCTGATCGGGGCAGCGGTCATTTCATGGGCTATGTATTTTAACGGGTATGATGTATTCCCGTTCATGATCGGGGGAGCGATAGGCGGCTTTGTTCTGGCACTGATCATCAGCTTTGTGCCGAAGGCAGCCCCTTACTTGGCACCGATCTATGCGATCGTGGAGGGGTTTTTCCTCGGTGCATTATCGGCTCATTATGAATATCTGTATTATGGAATTACATTACAAGCGGCTTTACTGACAATGTGCATATTCCTCGGTATGCTGCTCGCTTATAAAACAGGTCTGATCCGGGCAACCGCAGGCTTCAAAAAGGGTATTATCGCAGCAACCATCGGCGTTGCACTTGTATACCTGTTTAGCTTCGTTCTGGGCATGTTCGGTGTGGCGGTGCCTTACCTGCATGACAGCACCCCGATCGGCATCGGAATTTCGGTTGTCATCATCATTATTGCAGCCCTGAATTTCATACTCGATTTTAACTTTATCGAAGAGGGAGCACAGCAAGGTGCACCCAAATATATGGAATGGTACGGCTCTTTCGGTTTGTTGGTTACACTCGTGTGGTTGTATATCGAAATTATCCGGTTGCTGGCGAAGCTGGCGAATCGGGATTAA